One Perca flavescens isolate YP-PL-M2 chromosome 9, PFLA_1.0, whole genome shotgun sequence genomic window carries:
- the alpi.2 gene encoding intestinal-type alkaline phosphatase — protein MASQNKLIFTFFLIFISVQWTLSVPEEELHASYWNNKARQALHTALNVQPNIHKAKNIILFLGDGMGVPTVTAARILKGQLAGHSGEETSLVMDTFPHLALSKTYNVDQQMPDSAGTATAYTCGVKANYGTLGVTAATPRYNCSASYGNEVTSVLHRAKKAGKSVGIVTTTRVQHASPGANYAHSADRGWYSDSDLTSEAIKNGCRDIAYQLVQNTEINVILGGGRQYMFPRTVKDPEYPTNKGDRKDEQNLVEKWMKNKKNVKYVWNKADFDAVNPANTDFLMGLFEPKDCRYELDRDSSMDPSLTEMMEKAIKILSKNPKGFYLFVEDTGRIDHGHHAGNAKRALYEAVEFDRAVGRAAELTSELDTLSVVTADHSHVFAFGGSSARGNSVLGVSRSLADDKKHFTTAVYGNGPGYRNGTRPDMNETISSDNDYLQQAPVPLDSETHGIEDVAIFAKGPMSHLFHGVQEQNYIAHVMAYAACLEPYEDCELPPPNHAGSIHPSLLFLLMGLLLHILCSV, from the exons ATGGCTAGCCAAAATAAACTcatttttacgttttttttaatttttatttcagtgcAGTGGACTTTGTCTGTTCCAG AGGAAGAGCTCCATGCCAGCTACTGGAACAATAAAGCGAGACAAGCTCTTCACACTGCCCTGAATGTTCAGCCTAATATTCACAAAGCCAAGAACATCATCCTGTTCCTGGGTGACG GTATGGGGGTACCGACAGTGACAGCTGCCCGGATCCTCAAAGGCCAGTTGGCAGGACATTCTGGGGAAGAGACTAGTCTGGTTATGGATACCTTCCCTCACCTGGCGCTGTCTAAG ACGTACAATGTGGACCAGCAGATGCCAGACAGCGCTGGTACAGCCACAGCTTACACATGTGGTGTGAAGGCCAACTACGGCACCCTGGGTGTCACAGCTGCCACCCCGAGGTACAACTGTAGTGCTTCCTATGGGAACGAAGTCACATCAGTTCTGCACCGTGCTAAGAAAGCAG GAAAGTCTGTGGGAATTGTGACTACAACCAGAGTGCAGCATGCTTCTCCTGGTGCAAACTACGCTCACTCTGCAGACCGAGGCTGGTATTCTGACTCCGACCTCACCTCTGAGGCGATAAAAAATGGCTGCCGTGACATTGCTTACCAGCTAGTTCAAAACACAGAGATAAAT GTCATTCTTGGTGGAGGTCGTCAATACATGTTTCCGAGAACCGTGAAAGACCCAGAGTATCCGACTAATAAAGGAGACAGAAAGGATGAACAAAATCTGGTTGAAAAGTGGATGAAGAACAAAAAG AATGTGAAATATGTTTGGAACAAAGCTGATTTTGATGCCGTCAATCCTGCAAATACAGACTTCCTGATGG GTCTTTTTGAGCCCAAGGACTGCCGCTACGAGTTGGATCGTGATTCGTCCATGGACCCCTCCCTTACGGAGATGATGGAGAAAGCAATTAAGATTCTCAGCAAGAACCCAAAGGGATTTTACCTCTTTGTGGAAGATAc TGGGAGAATTGACCATGGACACCATGCAGGGAATGCCAAAAGAGCTCTCTATGAGGCTGTTGAGTTTGACCGGGCGGTCGGGCGAGCAGCTGAACTCACTAGTGAGCTGGATACCCTGTCTGTGGTGACTGCTGACCACTCCCATGTATTTGCCTTTGGAGGAAGTTCTGCCAGAGGAAACTCTGTTTTAG GGGTGTCTCGCTCACTAGCTGACGACAAAAAGCATTTCACCACTGCTGTGTATGGAAATGGACCAGGATACCGGAACGGAACTCGCCCAGATATGAATGAGACTATTTCAT CGGACAATGATTACCTTCAGCAGGCTCCTGTCCCTCTTGATTCAGAGACCCACGGCATCGAAGATGTAGCCATCTTTGCCAAAGGTCCCATGTCACACCTTTTCCACGGGGTCCAGGAGCAGAACTACATTGCCCACGTCATGGCTTATGCTGCCTGCCTGGAGCCCTACGAGGATTGCGAACTGCCTCCGCCCAACCACGCTGGATCCATCCACCCCAGCCTGCTGTTCCTCCTGATGGGCCTCCTACTCCACATCCTCTGCTCTGTCTGA